Below is a window of Brachyspira hampsonii DNA.
GCTTGCTTAAGTATGAGAAAAGACGGCGTTAATCAGGGAACTGCCGGTAATATTAGTATTAGATATAAAGATGGTATGCTTATTACACCTTCTGGTATGCCTTATGAGATTATGACTCCGGATGATATTGTTTTTGTTGATGAAAATGGAAATCATGAAAAAGATAAAATTCCTTCAAGTGAATGGAGATTTCATTTATCAATACTTAAAGATAATCCTAATTTTAATGCAGTAATACACAATCATGCTGTTTATTCTTCTATGGTTTCTATATTAAATATAGATTATATACCTGCTATTCATTATATGGTAGGTGTTGCCGGAGGAAATAAGATTCCTTGTGCTAAATATGCTACTTACGGTACTCAGGAGCTATGCGACAATATATCTGAAGTTATGAATGGATATAAGGCTTGTATATTAAAAAATCATGGACTTCTTGCTGCTGATGAAACTTTACCTAAAGCATATCATGTAATGATGGAAGTTGAAAATTTAGCAAGATTATATATGGGCGTAAGAGCAATAGGTGATTATTCAGTTTTATCTGATTCTGAAATGGAAATAGTTTTAGATAAGTTCAATAATTACGGCTTGAATGTTAAGCATAAGAATAAAACAAAAGCAAAGACTAAAAAATAAATTTTTTTTAAGTATAAATAATATATAAAATAAAAAGTCATTTTTATGTATAGATTATTTTAAATTAAACAATTTATTTTTATTTTCAAAGATTATAAAAATATGCCTTAGCTGATATATGTACATGCGTAAATATTGTAGATGTAACATTAGATTATATTATAGTTTTATATTAAGAAGACTTATTAAATAATTATGAATTGATTATTCTTAGACTTCATTAAAAGGCTGTATGTTATTTTTATGCATGCGGCCTGTTTTATAATTTTAATAAATTTAATTTCGATTTATATTATTTGATTTTTTATACACATTACATTAATAAATCATCATATTTTTTTGCATAGTTAAAATTATCCTATAAGTTTTATATATATTATCAAATACTAAATTCCTTATTATTTTTTATTCTAGAAAAAAAATTCTCTTCTTCTATAGATTTATTAGTAAAGTATATTTCAAACTGCATATTATTTTTTGAGCCATATTACTATACCATTAAATATAAATTAATCAGGTATTATCAGCATTATTCTTTATTTAAAATTAGTTTATGCTTTAATCTAATTAATTATTTTCAGAATAAAATGAAAAAATAAAATTATTTTTTATATAGAAAATTTACACAATATATATTATACTGCACATACAACTTTAAATTATGTAAACTTATTAAGGAGTATATTATGAAGAAATATAAACCAGAAACAAAAGAAGAATTAGAAAAATTGGTATATACTGACGGAATAAAACTTTACGATGTAGATACAAGCCTTATTACTGATATGAGCGAACTTTTTTATAAAAGCAGCAGAAAGGATTTTGAAGGTATAGAGGAATGGGACGTTTCTAATGTTGAGGATATGTCATATATGTTTGCATATATGAGTTATGATAGTTTTGAAAGCCGTTCTAAAGCTAAGTTTAATTGTAATCTTAATAATTGGAATGTATCCAAAGTTAAGCATATGAGTTTTATGTTTTATTATTGTAATGACTTTAATCAGCCTTTAGATAAATGGGACGTTTCTAATGTTGAGGATATGTTTAGAATGTTTGATAATTGTAAAAAATTCAATCAGCCTTTAAATAGTTGGAATGTATCCAATGTAACAAATATGAGCGGTATGTTTCAGGTAGCGGAAAGTTTTAATCAGCCTTTAGACAAATGGGACGTTTCTAATGTTACAACTATGAGGGCTATGTTTAATTATACTAAGGCGTTTAATCAAGATATAAGTAATTGGAATGTTAGTAAAGTTGAAGATATGGGTTATATGTTTAGTATATGTGTTAATTTTAATCAGCCTCTTAATGATTGGGACGTATCTAAAGTAAAAACTATGGAGGGTATGTTTAGAAGTGCTTTTAAATTCAATCAGCCTTTAGATAAATGGGATACTTCAAAGGTTGAAAATATGAATGAGATGTTTAGTCAATGTAACAGCTTTAATCAGCCTTTAAATAGCTGGAATGTATCCAATGTAAAAACTATGGAATCTATGTTTCGCAGTACTGAAGCTTTTAATCAGCCTCTTGATAAATGGAATACAAAAAAATTAAAAACAATGTTTGGAATGTTTGACTTTGCTAAAGGTTATAATTGTTTTGATTCATTATCAAAATGGGATTTAAATAAAGTATCAGAAATGAGTAATTTATGCTTTAGTAGGTATGAAGAACTTCCGTTAAAAATCAAAGCATATCTTCAGGCATTTTATGGTTCTTATAAAGATTATTTAACTATTACAAAAGATAATGTCAAAGAAGTATATGATTTAATATCAAAAGATACAAATAAAAAAATTTTGTCATTAAAAAAGAGATTAGAAAGCGAGTTTAGTGAAGAGCTTTCATCTGTTACTGATAATTATAATTTCAAAACTATAGAAGAAGCAGAAAAGTATGTGGAAAACAATTATAATAAAAAAGATGATAAAAAAGTAAGCTTTATAAATGATTATAAGGTTTTGATAAAAGATAAATCAAGAGAAGTTGAAAATAAAGTTTTAAAATATATATATTTGGAATATTTGCTTCTTAAAAGAGATGTTAAAAGATTAATGCAGGTTGACAATATCGTTAATTTACTTGATAAAGAATCTTTTGTAAATTTTGCTAAAAATATATATGATGAAACGAATAAAGAAACAGCTGCTTTTATATATGCTATATACGGAGGAGATGAGGCTATAAAAAATATATATAAAAAAGAACATGACACAAAACTCTCGCTTTTAATAATTAAATTAAATATAGAAAGTAAATATGCATTAAGATTATTATATGAAATATATTCAAATACAAAAAAATCTGAAGTACGTTATGAAGCTTATAATTTAATTGAAGAAGTGATGAAAAAAATGGATATCAGCTATAATGAGTTTCAATTAAGATATTCATCTGATTTCGGATTTAATTCTAAAGGTGAAAAAGTATTGAATAAAAATTATAAATTAATTTTGAATAGTGATTATTCTTTGAGTATTTTTGATATAAAAAATAATAAAGAATTAAAAAAGATTCCTCAAAACTTTGATGAAGATTTAAAAGAAGAAGTAACAAAATTAAGAAAAGAAATTCCTTCTTTTATGAAAGATACTTCTTATGCTTTAGCTATTTTATTAGCAAGCGGAGAAAAATACAGTTATGATTTGTTTAAAGAGATTTTTATTGATAATGCTATGATGAATAGATTTGCTTCATCTTTAATATGGAATCTATATGACAAAGATGCTAATTTTATAACTACTTTCAGATATTCAGGCGACGGAAGTTATTCAAACTGTGAAGATGAAGAAGTAAAAATTGATGATAATACTTTTATAGGTTTGGCAAGCCCTGTAGATATGGATGATGACACTATAAATAAATGGAGAAAGCAGCTTGAAGATTATGAAATAGCACAGCCTTTACAGCAATTAACTGTCATAAAATTAGATAAAGATAATTTGAAAAGCGAATTAGAAAAAATAGATAATTTAGAAATAGCTTATGGTACTTTCGAGGCTTTTGGTGCAAGATATGAAATGTATCCTGAATATATAGGATACGATGTCGTTAAAAGCTATTCATTAAAAACAAAGAATAGAGATACTTTTACTATAGATGCTGATGTTGATTCCAATACTGATTTTCATGACAGAGTAAAAATTAATATTTATTTTGATAATGAAAATGGAGAGGAAGTAAGTAAAAGATTTATCTATACTTTGTTAGTATTAATGATTTGGGATTTTAGACTTACAGATTTATTTTAATTTTATTGTTTGCGGTGGCTTTACCCCCACACCCTCAGTTATTTTGCGACCGAAGAAAGTACCTTTAGGTATGACCAAAAGAACCTATATCATCGACAGGATCGGATACGCTTCGCGAAAGACTGCATTTTTGAGCTAAAAGTATAGTATTATACTATATTTAATACATATTCTTAAAATATCAAACTGTAGTATATGCGTTTTTCGCTCTGCGTGCCGTAGGCAGCAACTTTGGCGAAGCCCACCTGCGGTGTGCGGCGGGAAAAAGTTGAATAAAAAAATTGACAAACTTAAAAGTTTAACGAATTTTTTAAAATCTATAAGAAAGCGGTACAAGGCTTTATTTTTATTGCAAGACAAAATACAAGCAGGAATCAAACTATTTGAGAGATAGTTTTTCACACTTGTACCGCATTTCAAGCTTATTAAAATTAAAGAACAATTACTGTTATTTTTCTTCTGAGCATACAACTCTTTTGAAGATAGTATTATACTTCTATCCACTTTCATATTGATTCCTTTAATGCTTCAAAAGTTTCTCAGGCTTTTGTTTTTGATGCATTTTATAATTTGTCTTGCGTTAACTAATATACACAAAATAATTTTAAAGTCAACAAAATAAAAAAAATTTTTAAAACTAATTTTTTAATAAAATAAATTTGATTTTTTAGTAGGTAGGTGGGTAGGTTTGTATGCAGTTTTTGGCACATTTCTTGCAGTAGGTTAACTACTACTACTTACCTACCTACTTTTTAACTTTCTTTTTGATTTAAAGATTTTAAAAATAAAAAATTAGAAAACATAGTTATCTAGTATTTATAAAAAAGCCGTGTTTTTGAAGTTTTTTAATCAGGCATACATAAATCTATATTAAACCTAAAAAAGCCCCAAAAACAAGCCTCTACGTTTCAAATAAAACCCTTCAAATCAAAAATCAAAACTCAATTTTTGATGATGTTATCGCAATAGCATAAATTAAAAATTAAAATAGCTCCTAATAGAAAAAACGCAGTAAATAAAATCATAATTTTTTATAGTAAAGTGTACAAAGTGTGCATGTTCATTTCGTGCATCTTACCAGTAAAGTGTACAAAGTGTGCATGTTCATTTCGTGCATCTCACCAGTAAAGTGTACAAAGCGTGCATGTTCATTTCGTGCATCTTACCAGTAAAGTGTACAAAGCGTGCATGTTCATTTCGTGCATCTTACCAGTAAAGTGTACAAAGCGTGCATGTTCATTTCGTGCATCTTACCAGTAAAGTGTATAAAGCGTGCATGTTCATTTCGTGCATCTTACCAGTAAAGTGTATAAAGCGTGCATGTTCATTTCGTGCATCTCATACAAAATCAAGAAATCAATTATAAAAAGTTAAATCAAAAAGTTTTGAGTTAATTTTTAATGAGCTTATATTCTCTAATGATTTTTGATATTGATATATATTTTGATTTTTTAATCAGAATCAATTATTAATAAAATATTTATGATGAGGGTTAAAAAAGAATCTGCCTTATCTAATATGCAATGCAGTTTTTTGTATTTATCTTTATTGATTATTTTGATGAAAAAAGTTAAAATGTACTTTACTATTTTTAAAAACAGTAATATAATTTTGATGAAAAAAGTTAAAATGTACTTTACTATTTTTAAAAACAGTAATATAATTTTGATGTTAGACATAATTGTATCCTCGTAAGTGAAAGTTATGTTTTTTCAAGGGTAAGGTTTTCCTAGAACCTTACCCTCTTTTTTTATTTAGGCTGATTACTTTTTATTTACTTCATTGATATACATTTTATGCAGTTCTATTAAATACTCGCTTACTCTCATATTCAAACTGTCAGCCTCTTTCTTCATCTCTTGAAATATTGTTGGCGTAACTCTCAAACATATCCCTATATTTTTTTCTTTGTCTGAAGGTTTTAATTTTTGCATACCGCACTCCTAATAAATTTATTTTTATATACTATTAGAAAAAATATAATGAAATATAAGCCTCTATTTTTTATTTTTTTAAATTTTTAAATTATTTATAAATATAATTTATTTATATTTTATTATACAGTATTACGGTATAGTATTAATATATAGCCTAGCTATCTATTTTTTATACTCAGTTTATCAATCCTGTTATTAAGCTCATTCATTTTGATGACTATTGTATTAAGTGTATTTGTTATATTTTCCTGAAAGTCATTTTTTATATTTTTGATTTCATTATATCTATTTATTTTTTCTGTATTTGCTTTATTGAATGGGTGATTACTCATTGCATTTTTTATCATATTCATAAGCACATAAATATATCTGCTTGTTGTTGTGTTAATATTTGAATGTCCCATCATCTTGCTTATTAAATAAGTTTCTGTTCCGCTCTCTGCCATATCAGTTGCAAACCCACGTCTAAAAGAATGGCAGGTTATTTTTACCTTATTTCTTTTTGATATTACTCTCATAATCATAGTCATAGTTTCTATTGCTAAATCCTGACCATTATTTTTTATAAAAAGATTATTCTGTTCTTTAATTTTATTTTTTCTTAATATCTCATCACGCTCTGCTATATAATCAATTAATACATCTTTGATCATATCAGAAAAAACAACTATGCGAGGCTTACTTCCTTTGGTTTTATAAATAGTTATAGTTTTGTTTTCAAGATTAATATTTCTAATATCTATGCCTGCAGTTTCCTTTCTGCGAATGCCTGTGTTTGACATTAAAAGCATCATTAAAATATTTCTTTGATTTGTGAAACTTTCTTTTGAAGTTCTTTCTATTTTTTTATAATATCTAAAGTTTGATTTGCTTTTATTACCAACTGCTCTTTTATTATTGGCTTTGGTCTTTTTATATCATCAAAAGTATCTATCAATATTTTAGCTTCTATTATTTTTTTCTTATGCAAAAACTTTAAATAACTTTTAACAACATTTATTCTGCAGTTGATAATATCAGATGATAATTTAATTTCTGTTTGATATGATATGTATTTTTCTAATAATTCTTTATTTATATTTTTGTATAAGACTTCAGTATTGCAAATATAGTGATAGTCTTTTTCAGAGAAAATAGAATAATCATTATCTTGTTTTATTATGAACTTAAAAAAATATATAATATTATTTTTATATGTTTTTACTGTTGATTGGCTTTTATCTATAGAAAGATAATCAGCAAATTGAAGGATAAAATTGACATCTTTGGAATAATCATAAAGATTATATTTTTCAGCATTAAGCATAAAAAAACAACTCCATTTTTATTCTAAAAAATTTGCTTGACTTTTGAAAAAGAATAGAGTTGTTTTCTTAGATATAATTATTATCGGTTTAACAAAATAATAATTTATCTATTATTAAAAATATCTAATATTTCTTTATTTCCTATGTCTTCTGCTGTGCTATAAGGAGTTATACCATATTGATGTTTTGAATAAATATCTGCACCATAATTAACTAATTCAATTATTATATTTAAATCTTTTTCATTAAAAATGTCATATCTTAATTCGTACTGCAATATCGCTACCATTAGAGGAGTATTTCCATTTTTATCTCTAATCTCTATATCTGCACCTAGTTCTAATAGTTTTTTGGTGAGTTTGATATCATTATCACATATGGACTTTATTAATAAGGTATCATCATTTTTATCTTTGGCATCTATATTTGCTCCCATTTTTACTAATGCTTCAAGTTTTTTAAGATATAAATCAGTTGAAAAAGGAATATCTAATAATGCCGTATTTCCTTTATTATTCCTTATTTCTAATTCAGCTCCAGAGGCTACCAATTGTTCTACAACATTATATCCTACAGTAAATAATGCTGTATTTCCATCATTATC
It encodes the following:
- a CDS encoding L-fuculose-phosphate aldolase translates to MSKNNRKDLAKSIIDACLSMRKDGVNQGTAGNISIRYKDGMLITPSGMPYEIMTPDDIVFVDENGNHEKDKIPSSEWRFHLSILKDNPNFNAVIHNHAVYSSMVSILNIDYIPAIHYMVGVAGGNKIPCAKYATYGTQELCDNISEVMNGYKACILKNHGLLAADETLPKAYHVMMEVENLARLYMGVRAIGDYSVLSDSEMEIVLDKFNNYGLNVKHKNKTKAKTKK
- a CDS encoding BspA family leucine-rich repeat surface protein — translated: MKKYKPETKEELEKLVYTDGIKLYDVDTSLITDMSELFYKSSRKDFEGIEEWDVSNVEDMSYMFAYMSYDSFESRSKAKFNCNLNNWNVSKVKHMSFMFYYCNDFNQPLDKWDVSNVEDMFRMFDNCKKFNQPLNSWNVSNVTNMSGMFQVAESFNQPLDKWDVSNVTTMRAMFNYTKAFNQDISNWNVSKVEDMGYMFSICVNFNQPLNDWDVSKVKTMEGMFRSAFKFNQPLDKWDTSKVENMNEMFSQCNSFNQPLNSWNVSNVKTMESMFRSTEAFNQPLDKWNTKKLKTMFGMFDFAKGYNCFDSLSKWDLNKVSEMSNLCFSRYEELPLKIKAYLQAFYGSYKDYLTITKDNVKEVYDLISKDTNKKILSLKKRLESEFSEELSSVTDNYNFKTIEEAEKYVENNYNKKDDKKVSFINDYKVLIKDKSREVENKVLKYIYLEYLLLKRDVKRLMQVDNIVNLLDKESFVNFAKNIYDETNKETAAFIYAIYGGDEAIKNIYKKEHDTKLSLLIIKLNIESKYALRLLYEIYSNTKKSEVRYEAYNLIEEVMKKMDISYNEFQLRYSSDFGFNSKGEKVLNKNYKLILNSDYSLSIFDIKNNKELKKIPQNFDEDLKEEVTKLRKEIPSFMKDTSYALAILLASGEKYSYDLFKEIFIDNAMMNRFASSLIWNLYDKDANFITTFRYSGDGSYSNCEDEEVKIDDNTFIGLASPVDMDDDTINKWRKQLEDYEIAQPLQQLTVIKLDKDNLKSELEKIDNLEIAYGTFEAFGARYEMYPEYIGYDVVKSYSLKTKNRDTFTIDADVDSNTDFHDRVKINIYFDNENGEEVSKRFIYTLLVLMIWDFRLTDLF
- a CDS encoding tyrosine-type recombinase/integrase, which produces MMLLMSNTGIRRKETAGIDIRNINLENKTITIYKTKGSKPRIVVFSDMIKDVLIDYIAERDEILRKNKIKEQNNLFIKNNGQDLAIETMTMIMRVISKRNKVKITCHSFRRGFATDMAESGTETYLISKMMGHSNINTTTSRYIYVLMNMIKNAMSNHPFNKANTEKINRYNEIKNIKNDFQENITNTLNTIVIKMNELNNRIDKLSIKNR